From a region of the Gossypium raimondii isolate GPD5lz chromosome 10, ASM2569854v1, whole genome shotgun sequence genome:
- the LOC105778638 gene encoding uncharacterized protein LOC105778638 — MEEDAILQKSLKWLRDLSKGNISHELEALTLEGLQIVPAQKGSIHCNFVVPTRASDPDGNWHVGAMATLIDDVAATAIYSVVDHVKLSLDFSISFYSTAKIQEEVEIEAKVIGEKGRLTQVVVEVTRKGNRELIALGKQWMASDKKGMKPSQVSSKL, encoded by the exons atggaagaagatgCTATCCTACAAAAATCCCTGAAATGGTTGCGAGATCTATCTAAAGGAAACATAAGCCACGAGCTGGAGGCACTCACTCTTGAAGGACTGCAGATTGTCCCTGCCCAAAAGGGTTCCATACACTGCAATTTCGTCGTTCCCACTCGTGCTTCA GATCCAGATGGGAATTGGCATGTTGGAGCCATGGCCACGTTGATTGACGACGTTGCCGCGACGGCAATTTACTCCGTTGTCGACCATGTCAAACTCTCCCTTGATTTCagcatttcattttattcaacgGCCAAGATTCAA GAAGAAGTGGAGATAGAGGCAAAGGTGATAGGGGAGAAGGGAAGGCTTACACAGGTGGTAGTGGAGGTTACAAGGAAAGGAAACAGAGAGCTAATTGCTTTGGGTAAACAATGGATGGCCTCCGATAAAAAAGGAATGAAGCCATCCCAAGTGAGTAGTAAGCTTTGA
- the LOC105778588 gene encoding uncharacterized protein LOC105778588, with translation MKADTSKEEAQSMTMMHLQLQRSLKWLDDVTHGIIGYELESRSLAGLQVIEARTGFLRCNFIVPLLASDINGNWHVGAIATIIDNVGGAAIYSTGHHLKVTVNFNITYYSTAKIQDEAEIEAKVKGNKGKLTSMAVEVRNKSSGGQLIASATQWTAANDYRSPQPQSRAKL, from the exons ATGAAGGCCGACACCTCCAAGGAAGAAGCTCAAAGCATGACGATGATGCATTTGCAGTTGCAGAGATCTCTAAAATGGCTGGATGACGTCACCCATGGCATCATTGGTTACGAGCTCGAGTCTCGAAGTCTTGCAGGTCTTCAGGTCATCGAAGCTCGCACCGGCTTCTTGCGTTGTAACTTCATCGTCCCCCTTCTTGCTTCC gatatAAATGGAAATTGGCATGTCGGCGCCATAGCAACTATAATAGACAATGTGGGTGGTGCTGCCATATATTCCACCGGTCACCATTTAAAAGTCACTGTCAATTTTAACATTACATACTATTCAACAGCTAAGATTCAG GACGAAGCAGAGATAGAAGCAAAGGTAAAAGGGAACAAAGGAAAGCTTACATCTATGGCGGTGGAGGTTCGAAACAAATCCAGCGGTGGACAGTTAATCGCAAGTGCCACTCAGTGGACGGCTGCTAATGACTATAGATCGCCTCAACCCCAATCTCGAGCTAAGCTTTGA